GGCATTCCGTTCACTGGGTTCCTCTATGCGGGTCTGATGCTGACGAAACAAGGACCATTCGTCATCGAGTTCAATGCCCGCTTTGGTGATCCGGAAACAGAAGTCATTCTCCCACGCCTGGAGACACCATTACTTGATGTCATCATGCCGCTAATGGACGGACAGACGCCGGAAATCGTTTGGACGGATCAAGCAGCTGTTGGTGTCGTCGTCGCTGCAAAAGGATATCCGGAAGCGCCTCAAACGGGACAAGCGATTCCACTTGATCAGATTGGGGACGCCCTTCTCGTCTTTCATGCCGGAACGGCAGAACGATTTGGTCAGCTTGTCTCAGCAGGTGGACGTGTCCTCGTTTGTGTCAGCCGTGCTGAGACAATCGAGCAAGCGGTCGAACAGGTCTATGCCAACTTGCCAGACGTGACGGATCAACCGTTCTTTTACCGGACCGATATCGCTCAAAAAGCCTTTCGTGCTTCACATGAATCGTAACATCTAAACCAGACGTGCTCGAAAGAGTTGCGTCTGGTTTTTTGGTTTCTTGGCGAAGTGCACGAAAAGATTTGTCTTCCATGGCGAATTTGTGTTATTTTGACCAAATGAATCCGGAACGGGGCAAAACTTCTTGAAACTTACTTAGTAACATTTTAGTATAAGAACTATAAGAAAGCGTTTTCAATAAAACAAAGGAGGTCGAGCTTTCGTGAAAAAAAAATGTGGAAGATCCCCTTGGACGAAATCTGAAGTACGGACACACCAAGCGGTCATCAGCGGAAAGCTTGCACCGACACTTGTCATACAGAATGCCACATACCTGAATCATGGAGTCAAAGCATGGCGGACGGCGAACATCTGGATTAGCGGCGACCGAATCGTCTACGTCGGTCCAGAAATGCCGGAACAAGCCGATGCCTACCATGATGCGACAGGTCAATATATCGTACCTGGTTACATTGAACCCCATGCGCATCCATTCCAACTCTATAACCCAGCGAGTCTTGCAAAGTTTGCGGCAGAGCGGGGAACATCGACACTCGTCAACGATAATATGTTGTTATTATTAGAGCCGACGGAGCAAGCGTTTGCTCAAGTTGAGGCGCTAGCGGACTTACCGACCTCGATGTACTGGTGGGCAAGACTCGACGCGCAGACGGAACTTGATGCGGATAGCATCTCGATCGATAACCGTCGGATTCAAGCGTGGCTTAAGCATCCACAAGTCATCCAAGCGGGTGAGTTGACGGGATGGCCACGTCTCTCGCAAGGAGACGATGAACTGCTCCACTGGATGCAAGATGCGATCAAACTCGGAAAACCAATCGAAGGTCATTTCCCTGGCGCTTCAGCAAAGACGTTGACGAAGATGGCGCTTTACGGCGTAACGAGTGATCATGAGGCAATGACGGTCGAAGAGGCGATGACACGTCTTGAACTTGGCTATACGACGACGATTCGTTATTCGTCGATTCGTCCAGATCTACCGGATATCTTTAAAGGTCTCGTCGAAGCAGGATTGACGCAGTTCGATAAGGTACTAGTGACGACAGATGGTTCGACGCCGTCCTTCTATAAAGCGGGCATGATGGATGAGACGATCCGACTGATGCTTGAGGCAGGAATTCCCGTCGAAGAAGCATACCGAATTGCTTCATACAATGCAGCACGTCATTTTAATCTCGATCATCTACTCGGAAGTATCGCACCAGGACGGATTGCCCATCTCAACTTCCTCGAAGCAAAAGATGCTCCGACACCAGTCGCTGTCCTTGCACGCGGAACGTGGGTGCGCCAAGCGGATATTCCGTGTTACCCGGCAGAAGCGCTCGATGCTGTCTATGCACTCATGCCACGCTCGGAAGTCCAGGTTTCCTTAACGGAACAGGATTTTTCATTCAGCATGCCGGTTGGTCTTGAAATGGTCAATTCCGTCATCATGAAGCTGTATCAAGTCGAGCATGATACAAGTGTGCCTGTGTTACCAGCGGGTTGCGATGAATCCTTCTTAATGTTACTCGATCGGGAAGGAAAGTGG
This window of the Exiguobacterium acetylicum genome carries:
- a CDS encoding adenine deaminase C-terminal domain-containing protein, with protein sequence MKKKCGRSPWTKSEVRTHQAVISGKLAPTLVIQNATYLNHGVKAWRTANIWISGDRIVYVGPEMPEQADAYHDATGQYIVPGYIEPHAHPFQLYNPASLAKFAAERGTSTLVNDNMLLLLEPTEQAFAQVEALADLPTSMYWWARLDAQTELDADSISIDNRRIQAWLKHPQVIQAGELTGWPRLSQGDDELLHWMQDAIKLGKPIEGHFPGASAKTLTKMALYGVTSDHEAMTVEEAMTRLELGYTTTIRYSSIRPDLPDIFKGLVEAGLTQFDKVLVTTDGSTPSFYKAGMMDETIRLMLEAGIPVEEAYRIASYNAARHFNLDHLLGSIAPGRIAHLNFLEAKDAPTPVAVLARGTWVRQADIPCYPAEALDAVYALMPRSEVQVSLTEQDFSFSMPVGLEMVNSVIMKLYQVEHDTSVPVLPAGCDESFLMLLDREGKWRLNTVLKNFATQVGGLVSSYSISGDILMIGKSKRDMQVAFDRMKAFGGGIVLVEDGEVIAEVPLTLMGQTSDLPLEDLIVQETALREALFERGYAFEDPVYTLLFLASTHLPYVRITPQGIYEVLRKKVLFPAILR